AGAGATATCGAAAGGAACCTCGTTGAACCTATTCGcgattatttttgtaaaatagtctggaaataaatatttcaaggagAGTAATTGTTTCTTCGGTTAACGAATAGGAACAATATCTTTGGTGAATTTTGATCGGATAAACTTTCCGTAGAATAGATCCTGTAAAATAATTGTTGCGATTTTATTgcaatcgtttctttcgatccaCGGATATTTCTCGTGTGAAAATAATTCTCTGCGACCCCACGAATACAATGCAACCCCTCTCGTTGTAAAGTTGTCTCTGAGGTCATTTGACAAATACCAGAGacaaatttctttgtaattttaagGTTGCCCTTCAAGATTCATCGATACATCCTTGTTACGATAGTACGAAAGTACGTAAGAAAAAGTTTCAAGACACGTGGTCTCTTGTTACGAGAAAGGCAGAAACTAAATAAACTATGGTCGTCGTAGTACCATCCAAGGACGATCGTTGTTCCGTTATTCAAACACGAAAGTTTCCACCTTCTTCGGCGCGGTATGCGAAAACATTAATGCGCGATGTATGTAactgttattaaaaattttattgccTCAAACACCCGGTACTTTACAGTACATGTAGCCTATAAAAATAGTATAACGTTGATACACCCAGTACGTTCCAGTACGTAACGACTGCATCTTACGAACTAATTGCATTGTCAGAGATAGCATCAGTaaacataaaaaataacgtaacaaataatattcgaaaatataccGTCGACTTCCAACCTGTCCGTAAACTTCGGATGTTGTCACTAGGGTGATCCTTGTTTTTCAACTTTCGATTTTTTCGTCCTATTCTCCTAAATTGTTACGCTAGGTGAGCAAATAATGTACGCAAAATTTTAAAGCAGCTAGAGTCCGTACCTTTTGCCGTGACATAACGTCAAAAAATATGGAACGATTGCAATGTGCCTGTATCATTTTAGAACAAATGCTCGAGCTTAATTGGTACACATTCCGCACGTGTAGAGATTAGTTTCaatcttattaaaaaataattatagtagCCTATTAATTCTAAGACtaagaaaaaatgtacataaaacaaatatataatatttgaatttataatAAGTTGCTTTTCCCTTAATTTTCTACACACCAAACAGTTAACTTTAAACGATATCGATAATCATAATTCCAATTATTGATTACTCGCATAATCGAAGAACTTTGTAGAAAAGAATGTAAGCGCCAAAATTGAAATCGttacaattttgaaactttAACTCAAATGCGATCCGGATTCCTATCCGTGTGcgatcgttttaaaattttccacgtaTCGTTCTCTCGATTAGTGTAACAATTTCGGACGGTAgcgcgaagaaaattgaaaaaaaaattcacttccATAATCAAGGACCACCCTAGCGACCAGACAtggtatatttgtaaataaatcttgCGGATCGCATTTCTGTTCCCGTGCATCAGGTTCAAATGAGTTGCGAAAGTCTCCTTGAACGCGAACAATTTCCACAACAGACGATAACAACGAGAACAAACGTTCATAGAAATGCTCGCACGTCGGTCGTTTACCAATTAAACATTTAAGCGCTTCTTTTTCATCAGTATCTGGACTAACAGTCGCGCGGGTCTTATTACGCCGATCGATTATCAAACTATCGCACTTAATGGACATTCTCCATTGGATAGCCAATGCCCGTAACGGGCGAACTGTTAATCAAGATTCTCGCGTTAGATTCCCTATTCTGTGAACATCGACTGGACATTCACTATTTATAAGTGTTTTTCAACTGCAATCGTTGGATCTTCCCACTGGCGGTCTTCGGTATGTCATCCACGAATATAACACCACCTGGAATCATAAAATCGATCAATGACGAGTCTCTATCGAGATCGCGATTAATCTTCGAACGTTCTTCCATTCGGAAAAGTCtctaggacaaaaatgttcGAACGTATGAAAGTCGGGTTTTTAACTCGATaacgcgacgaaacgaccaAGGAAATACTCGAGCAGTCGGTTCCGTCTATTTTAATAGcttcaattgtaaaaaatacgatTCGAGGACGCGATaagtcgagaaaaaaaaagcaccACGTGTCTTTCGGTCAAGATCACGTTACGGAAAGACACACTAGGGTTTAAAGTCGAGCGTAATCGTTATTCGAACCTTGAAGCTCCTTGTAGTTCGACACTTTCCCTTTCACGAAATTCTTGACTTCCTCCGCGGTCAACTTCGAGCCTTTCTTCGGCAATATGAAAGCTTTCGGTACCTCGCCGCATCTCACGTCTGGAACACCAACCACGGCCGCTTCTTCCACGGCTGGGTGCATTCTCAAGAGCGCTTCCAACTCAGCTGGTGGTACctgttcgaatatttcgtacCGCGTGTATTAAACATGGGTATGATAACGTTGGTCGGTGGATAACCGATGGAAAAGCACCTTCTACTGTGCTATCGCGTTATCGCGCAGATAATTACAACGACAAATAAATTACTTCCTTGTTCATTTTCCTTGAAGTTATTACCTACAGGAAAATGGCCTTCGATGTCTCTTTAAACACATAGAACGACGTGTTCGTGGATTTCGTAGAGATTTCTTTCGCGTTAACGATCGCTCGTAATTTTGGAATTTGTTCGACCGATTTCGTTAACGAACACGAAAACACCGATCGCGCATTCTCAATTTTACGACTTCGTGTCGCATAAACTAATAATAGCGTCGCAATAATGACAACGCATTTTACGAGCgtaaaaaacaaatttctttatCGTACTCTAATCGCGTCGTGTAATGTTATCACGTATTAACTTTCACGTATAAATAATGCGATAATACTTCATTAACCCGGTCACGTCACCTTTCTTAGCATTTCTAACGAGAATATGTAAACAGCTTTTTACTCTAAACGGTTTTATCGTTATTAGAGCGGATCAATTATCATGCAATTGAAAAACAAAGTACAAAAAGCTACTTTATATAATCACTCGATAGTCTCATTTGTCGGAAACTCGTGAAACTGCACAATCGGTAGATTGTAAGTTGAAAATTCTCCGTGTATCATTTtcaacgattcaatttttcaaatttcggaTAAATGCCCACCGCGGACCGAAAATAGAGCGTACATGAGTAACCTTCCGGTTTGACCATCATTTATCAGACATTTgtcaaaaaatgtttttttttttcgcaaaaaTCAAGGTGTCTTTGACACCACCGCATAGTTTTGACTTCATAGGATTATAGCcaacgtcgaaacgaattttcgacAACGTCGAcaatcgatcgaggatcgacccTTCACCCGTGATATATTCCAATGCATACGAAGGAACGAACTACGATATTTTCTATATCTTGGATAGTTCGCGACAATGGTATCGATAATAGTGTAACATTTACTCGCGGCCAAAGGAATTAAACGAACTCTAGATGAGAAAATCCGAATTCAACAGGTTCTGCAATTCAATCGAACGATGAAGCGACCAACGCATCGAATAACTCCGATACAGAGAATAGCTCACCTGGAATCCCTTCACTTTGATCAACTCTTTCAATCTGTCCGTGACGAAGAAATCGAATTCCTCGTCGTAATAAGCAATGTCCCCGGTTTTCAGCCAGCCACCCTCTACTATCACCTCCTTGGTGGCGCTCTCGTTGTTTAAGTACCCTTTCATCACGTGAGGCCCTCTGACCCAGATTTCGCCGGTCTGACCCGGTTTGGAAGCAATTTCGTTGGtaatcggatcgaccaatcgtacGTCGCAACCGATCAAGTTCTTCCCGACGCTTCCTGGTTTTTTCCCGGTAAACTCCAGGCAATTGGCCGGCGAGGTCTCCGTCAATCCGTAACCTGTAAAGCCAACGTACGAAAATGACACTCTGGAACACGACACGAGGTACGCGAGTCCGTGAAAATCGCGAAACCTACGATCGAGCGAACAGATTAAAGTCTCTGCAGACTAATGCCTGAACAGACGCGCTGGAGTAATTTTAccgttaaatataataattgtcaCCGATGTCGATTCGAAAACGCTCGATGTCGACACAATGAATCCGGTAAGAAGGTTGCTTCGTTAATTTCGTACAAACGTTGAGCAACGTGCTGTACTATACAACCACCACCATATCGAACGATGCTTGTTGCGGGGTAGTTCGTTACGGTCGGATGTACTATTAAAATCTGTTCTTCTTTACGTATCGAAAATAGACTCACTTATCGGGAGATCGATTATACAGAAGAATTTCCGTAGAAAACTAAACCAATCGTCTCAGCCCCTTCGCGTGGTTACCGTTTTCTTTACACGCGTCTTTGCAACTACTGCTCGCAAACGCTCTACTTTCGCACCGTATATTCTTGCAATCATTcgttccctttcgttctaatccTGAACCTTTCTCACCACGTGCATCTAGTCACGTTCGCGCAAAGTCCCTCGGTCTGGCGCCGTCTCGATCGCTCGTCTTCCCAAACACTCTACATTTTCTCCGGATCacatttcctttctttctcgcgCATTATCGGTTCTGCAAAGCCCGCAAAGGGTTGTTCGTGGCCACGGAAAACCCAGCGACAGATCGAGCAAGGTCTGGGTGAGGTCTGGGTCAAATCGGGGCTAAAATGTTTATTCTAACGCAGGTCCGTTCTCAGGCAGGACAAAAGACGTCTTGTTCTAGCCTGATTTCCAAGCAGGCACGTGTGAGAACGGATCATTCCGATGCTACGTTATTTTATATGTTTCTATTCGCGAAAATGACAATCTCGTCGTAGgtacgagcgaaagaaaagaaaatttccgtTTACCGTGACAGAATTTCAGCCGATCGTTGTCTATGTGGAACCTCTCGTAGAATCTCTCGGCATCCCCTCGCGCGAGCGGCGCCGCTCCGATGATGATGTGATGCATTTTATCGAAATACTTTTTCTTCACGTACGGTGAGCTGTTCAAGAACAAAATCAGCGGTGGTACGATGGACAAACTCGTCACCTGTGAACAACGTTACATATAACGTGTCTTCGATGGTTCacaatcgaacgatcgacgactcCGGCCGGAACTTACGTCGTATTTTTCTAGGATACTGATGAATTGTTCCGGTACGAATTTCGGAATGGTGATCAATTTCGTTCCGGTGGCGAGACGCGGCAATGCCACGCAATTCATTCCGAAAATGTGGAAGAACGGTAAAATTAAAGGCACCACCTCCTGGAAATCATCTGCAAAGAGAATCGATGCAATAATCTCCTCCTACCGGACTCGATATCGAGGAAATTACGAACCGTGTTCAAAAGTGTCC
This window of the Ptiloglossa arizonensis isolate GNS036 chromosome 5, iyPtiAriz1_principal, whole genome shotgun sequence genome carries:
- the LOC143146815 gene encoding uncharacterized protein LOC143146815 gives rise to the protein MTTVRQILRYARRLGQVPECGAKVFNQSVRFTSSQLQYKIIEDENGNKFFPSPSEFTPSRTFIHDYVWQHVKSYGNRPALVCSVTGRTYTFSEARDAANYVARSLLNKGLRKGDVVALIAPNYPETILSFLGILEADLVVTTVNPYYTPDEIRKQLKSSRAKAIITVTEIARNALEAARGNLAPGAPVIVIEDGMGPIPEGTVPFKDLITRGKTLPPIKYTQTSTDDLAVLPYSSGTTGLPKGVMLSHTNLISNIDMYQTTTNNSMFQYPSDDFQEVVPLILPFFHIFGMNCVALPRLATGTKLITIPKFVPEQFISILEKYDVTSLSIVPPLILFLNSSPYVKKKYFDKMHHIIIGAAPLARGDAERFYERFHIDNDRLKFCHGYGLTETSPANCLEFTGKKPGSVGKNLIGCDVRLVDPITNEIASKPGQTGEIWVRGPHVMKGYLNNESATKEVIVEGGWLKTGDIAYYDEEFDFFVTDRLKELIKVKGFQVPPAELEALLRMHPAVEEAAVVGVPDVRCGEVPKAFILPKKGSKLTAEEVKNFVKGKVSNYKELQGGVIFVDDIPKTASGKIQRLQLKNTYK